A genome region from Vogesella indigofera includes the following:
- a CDS encoding STAS/SEC14 domain-containing protein, with product MISIREQDYGLDVALYNEFTLGDFKLFEEALLKRSGEHGKPDVLLDLSGIKDFTLDMAMEEVRFMRAHENEFGRFAVVADDTWIRLAAHLSGLLTRVPAEYFNTVEEAQAWLSQPLTA from the coding sequence ATGATTTCCATCCGCGAACAAGATTACGGTCTGGACGTTGCCCTCTACAACGAATTCACGCTCGGCGACTTCAAGCTGTTCGAGGAAGCGCTGCTCAAGCGCAGTGGCGAGCACGGCAAACCGGATGTGCTGCTCGATCTGTCCGGCATCAAGGACTTCACGCTGGACATGGCGATGGAGGAGGTTCGCTTCATGCGCGCCCACGAGAACGAATTCGGTCGCTTTGCCGTGGTGGCCGACGACACCTGGATTCGCCTGGCGGCGCACCTGTCCGGCCTGCTCACCCGCGTCCCCGCCGAGTACTTCAATACGGTGGAAGAGGCGCAGGCGTGGCTGAGCCAGCCGCTCACCGCTTGA